Proteins encoded within one genomic window of Gadus macrocephalus chromosome 16, ASM3116895v1:
- the mrpl28 gene encoding 39S ribosomal protein L28, mitochondrial, which produces MPLHKYAPKLWDAMKLKQGIHARLPLHYLRALEPREPTPVHWRPLGVQYRANPTTGLKERVQDVPIPIYHPPQSQDGLWGGEGWISGFRYANNDKMSNRVKKLWKPQLLKRELYSEILDHKFTITVTPRTLDLIDAAYGFDLYILTTSKEDLNSKLGMDLKRAMLLRLARRETELYPTDHVKRATVYSKYKQFEVPEEEAEWLGLNLEEAVEKQRQLEHKDPEPQFRGCVEQLLKELTVQKLSEPTLVEKK; this is translated from the exons ATGCCGCTCCACAAGTATGCTCCCAAGCTGTGGGACGCCATGAAGCTGAAGCAGGGCATCCACGCCCGCCTGCCCCTGCACTACCTCCGGGCCCTCGAGCCCCGGGAGCCCACTCCGGTCCACTGGAGGCCCCTGGGGGTCCAGTACAGAGCCAACCCCACCACAGGGCTCAAAGAACGGGTCCAGGACGTCCCCATCCCCATCTACCACCCCCCGCAGTCCCAGGACGGCCTGTGGGGGGGCGAGGGCTGGATCTCAGGCTTCAGATACGCCAACAATGACAAA ATGTCTAACCGTGTGAAGAAGCTGTGGAAACCGCAGCTGCTGAAGAGGGAGCTCTACAGCGAGATACTGGACCACAAGTTCACCATCACCGTCACCCCGCGCACCCTGGACCTCATTGACGCCGCCTACGGCTTTGATCTGTACATTCTCACG ACCTCAAAGGAAGACCTGAACTCCAAGCTGGGGATGGACCTGAAGAGGGCCATGCTGCTGAGGCTCGCTCGCAGGGAGACCGAGCTCTACCCCACGGACCACGTGAAGAGGGCCACGGTCTACAGCAAGTACAAG CAGTTTGAGGtcccggaggaggaggcggagtggCTGGGTCTGAACCTCGAGGAGGCTGTGGAGAAGCAGAGACAGCTGGAGCACAAG GATCCCGAGCCCCAGTTCAGAGGCTGCGTGGAGcagctgctgaaggagctgaccGTCCAGAAGCTGTCGGAGCCCACGCTCGTGGAGAAGAAGTGA